One window from the genome of Ailuropoda melanoleuca isolate Jingjing chromosome 5, ASM200744v2, whole genome shotgun sequence encodes:
- the NEFL gene encoding neurofilament light polypeptide: MSSFSYEPYYSTSYKRRYVETPRVHISSVRSGYSTARSAYSSYSAPVSSSLSVRRSYSSSSGSLMPSLENLDLSQVAAISNDLKSIRTQEKAQLQDLNDRFASFIERVHELEQQNKVLEAELLVLRQKHSEPSRFRALYEQEIRDLRLAAEDATNEKQALQGEREGLEETLRNLQARYEEEVLSREDAEGRLMEARKGADEAALARAELEKRIDSLMDEIAFLKKVHEEEIAELQAQIQYAQISVEMDVSSKPDLSAALKDIRAQYEKLAAKNMQNAEEWFKSRFTVLTESAAKNTDAVRAAKDEVSESRRLLKAKTLEIEACRGMNEALEKQLQELEDKQNADISVGGDTINKLENELRTTKSEMARYLKEYQDLLNVKMALDIEIAAYRKLLEGEETRLSFTSVGSITSGYSQSSQVFGRSAYGGLQTSSYLMSARSFPSYYTSHVQEEQIEVEETIEAAKAEEAKDEPASEGEAEEEEKEKEEAAEEEGAEEEEAAKEESEEAKEEEEGGEGEEGEETKEAEEEEKKDDGAGEEQATKKKD; encoded by the exons ATGAGTTCCTTCAGCTACGAGCCGTACTACTCGACCTCCTACAAGCGGCGCTACGTGGAGACGCCCCGGGTGCACATCTCCAGCGTGCGCAGCGGCTACAGCACCGCGCGCTCCGCTTACTCCAGCTACTCCGCGCCGGTCTCCTCCTCGCTGTCCGTGCGCCGAAGCTACTCCTCCAGCTCCGGCTCCTTGATGCCCAGTCTCGAGAACCTCGACCTGAGCCAGGTAGCCGCTATCAGCAACGACCTCAAGTCAATCCGCACCCAGGAGAAAGCGCAGCTGCAGGACCTCAACGACCGCTTCGCCAGCTTCATCGAGCGCGTGCACGAGCTGGAGCAGCAGAACAAGGTGCTGGAAGCCGAGCTGCTGGTGCTGCGCCAGAAGCACTCCGAGCCCTCCCGCTTCCGGGCGCTGTACGAGCAGGAGATCCGCGACCTGCGCCTGGCGGCGGAAGACGCCACCAACGAGAAGCAGGCACTCCAGGGCGAGCGCGAAGGGCTGGAGGAGACTTTGCGCAACCTGCAGGCGCGCTATGAAGAGGAGGTGCTGAGCCGCGAGGACGCCGAGGGCCGGCTGATGGAAGCGCGCAAAGGAGCCGACGAGGCCGCTCTCGCCCGCGCCGAGCTCGAAAAACGCATTGACAGCCTGATGGACGAAATCGCCTTTCTGAAGAAAGTGCACGAAGAGGAGATCGCCGAGCTGCAGGCGCAGATCCAGTACGCTCAGATCTCCGTGGAGATGGACGTGTCCTCCAAGCCCGACCTCTCCGCTGCGCTCAAGGACATCCGTGCTCAGTACGAGAAGCTGGCTGCCAAGAACATGCAGAACGCCGAAGAGTGGTTCAAGAGCCGCTTCACGGTGCTGACCGAGAGCGCCGCCAAGAACACCGACGCGGTGCGCGCCGCCAAGGACGAGGTGTCCGAGAGCCGCCGCCTGCTCAAGGCCAAGACCCTGGAGATCGAAGCATGCCGGGGCATGAACGAAGCGCTGGAGAAGCAGCTGCAGGAGCTGGAGGACAAGCAGAACGCCGATATTagtgtgggaggg GACACaatcaacaaattagaaaatgaattGCGAACCACGAAGAGTGAAATGGCACGATACCTTAAAGAATACCAAGACCTCCTCAATGTGAAGATGGCTTTGGACATTGAGATTGCAGCTTATAG gaAACTCTTGGAGGGTGAGGAGACCCGGCTCAGTTTTACCAGCGTGGGAAGCATAACCAGCGGCTACTCCCAGAGCTCTCAGGTCTTTGGCCGATCTGCCTATGGTGGGTTACAGACCAGCTCCTACTTGATGTCTGCCCGCTCCTTCCCGTCTTATTACACCAGCCACGTCCAGGAGGAGCAGATCGAGGTGGAGGAGACCATTGAGGCTGCAAAGGCCGAGGAAGCCAAGGACGAACCTGCCTCTGAAGGAGAAgccgaggaggaggagaaggagaaggaagaggctgcTGAAGAGGAAGGAGCTGAAGAGGAAGAAG CTGCCAAGGAAGAATCTGAGGAggcaaaggaggaagaggaaggaggtgaaggcgaagaaggagaagaaaccaaagaagccgaggaggaggagaaaaaagatgaCGGTGCTGGGGAGGAACAAGCAACTAAAAAGAAAGATTGA